Proteins encoded in a region of the Vicia villosa cultivar HV-30 ecotype Madison, WI linkage group LG5, Vvil1.0, whole genome shotgun sequence genome:
- the LOC131605306 gene encoding uncharacterized protein LOC131605306, which produces MNSVPVLNGANFKDWKENILIVLDCMDLDLALRMEQPPSPTDSTTPEEKKNYEKWDRSNRMSLMIIKRGIPEAFRGTISEEITSAKDFLAEIEKRFAKSEKAETSTLLQSLISIKYKGKGNIREYIMEMSNIASKLKALKLELSDDLLKKRG; this is translated from the exons ATGAATTCAGTCCCGGTTCTTAATGGTGCAAATTTTAAGGACTGGAAGGAGAACATTTTAATTGTTCTTGACTGCATGGATCTTGACCTTGCATTAAGGATGGAGCAGCCCCCTTCTCCGACAGACTCCACTACTCCGGAGGAAAAGAAAAATTATGAGAAGTGGGACCGCTCCAATCGTATGAGTCTTATGATCATAAAGCGTGGCATTCCAGAGGCATTTAGGGGTACAATATCTGAAGAAATAACAAGTGCCAAAGACTTCCTTGCCGAAATTGAAAAGCGGTTTGCTAAAAGTGAGAAGGCGGAAACAAGCACACTCCTTCAAAGCTTGATTTCTATAAAATATAAAGGCAAAGGAAACATAAGAGAGTATATTATGGAAATGTCTAACATTGCTTCCAAACTTAAGGCACTAAAACTTGAGTTGTCGGATGACTTACTC AAGAAGAGAGGATGA